The window tatataattgcGTCCACATGTATATTTGTTAATGgaaaactttttttttttttttttttttatgcacatatttttttatactccctatataatatatgtgaatTATCCATATATCAGTTTTTctattcatataatatgcATGTGTAATTGCATAGGGGGGATTCTACATCTtcttatttaatatttaaatatttatattataatatgtttcatttcttattcttttataattttttagatttatctgtttttttttttctttttttttttatttatgataTACTCAAGAATACATTACTTTATAGATTTTAATTCATCTATTATTTCTTATGTATATATCATCTGAggttttataatatatatatatatatatatatatataacatgcatatttatttatacatatatacttatatatttatatacatataatatgtatatagatatagatatagagtaatagaaaaaacatttataatttaatgtatatgcattttaaaatattgGACGAGTATGCATGATATTGAtaaacatttatttatttttatttatttaattctaGATGTATTTTTGTTGCACttcatatatgtatatctcggtcttattttgattttatttatttacattaaaCATAAGAGTGCATTTATGTGAGGCACCATTTGTTATagttttatttaaattatttttatattaaattatattttttaaagagtatatatatttacacCGTTGTACAAGAATTAAGAACTAATTATATACCAAGCAAAAGAAAAGGAGTATAACAaatctaataataatttaagaatctaatattttatataagaaaaaaatatattagaaataattatttaaaaagtaataataaaataaaaacgtatataataatataataggtatattaatatatataacaatttaacttttatttagattatatttgttatataatgtttatctattattattttatgttataatttttcttttcttttttatttattttattttattttattttatttatatttatatttatgtttttttttttttttttttttttttttttttttttttcaattatatttttttttcttaatttttttttttaaatatactaaaattaatttttttttttttttttaattttattaatttttttttttttttttttttttttttatttttatttatatttttatttttNNNNNNNNNNNNNNNNNNNNNNNNNNNNNNNNNNNNNNNNNNNNNNNNNNNNNNNNNNNNNNNNNNNNNNNNNNNNNNNNNNNNNNNNNNNNNNNNNNNNNNNNNNNNNNNNNNNNNNNNNNNNNNNNNNNNNNNNNNNNNNNNNNNNNNNNNNNNNNNNNNNNNNNNNNNNNNNNNNNNNNNNNNNNNNNNNNNNNNNNNNNNNNNNNNNNNNNNNNNNNNNNNNNNNNNNNNNNNNNNNNNNNNNNNNNNNNNNNNNNNNNNNNNNNNNNNNNNNNNNNNNNNNNNNNNNNNNNNNNNNNNNNNNNNNNNNNNNNNNNNNNNNNNNNNNNNNNNNNNNNNNNNNNNNNNNNNNNNNNNNNNNNNNNNNNNNNNNNtttttttttttattttttttttttttttttttttttttttttttttttttttttttttttatatatattacattatataaatatttctatataaagatactaaaatgaatatattgattttattataatcttAATAATAGATTTtagtattttttttatattcttaatcttacatatatattaagatttgaaatatataatatctatcatatatatatatatataaatataatgtattatctgaatatgtattatatatacttttcttttttaactgactaaatatatatataataatattttcatttatatttatgtttaataTACACTAATAATAAACCTCActtatgtatgtatattatatatatatatatatatatatatatatatacatatttttgtggttttaatattttatataagtagtaatatattatatatatatatatatatatatatatatataataaagtatatattatataattaatttttagaattattatatttattttttttattaaaatgaaCAAGATCTTTTCGGAAGCAAATGATAAAAGTAGTCATGACAATATGCatgataattatttgtattatcctaattttaaaatgttcataagtgaaaataataataataataataacaataagATTCATAATAGTAATATCAGTAATAATTCGaatgaagaaaattttgaagagtcaagaaaatatatacatagGGAAATTACAAAAACACTTAAGGCTAATTCAGTTAAGATAAATAGAATATCTTTGGATAGCCATGcagaaaataataaaaaggaatatatatataatgagaataataatattaataataatattgataataaagaaataagtaataataaaaatattattattaataattatagcAACATGATAAAagttaataaatatatggcatgcaatgataaaaatattagtGCTATCGAAAATGAacttaataataatttatgtcgacataatgaaaatgataaaaaatatgatatggtaaataataataatattataaataattatgacatgttgaataataataataataataataataataataataatatattaaataataataacatgcataataataatattaataataatattaataataataataataataataatattaatatgattaacaataataatatgattaataataataatatgcttaataataatagcGTGCATAATAAATGTGATCAGgtttatgaaaataataatgtaacAAATAATTCTTTCTTAAATGGAAGAACGGATGTTTTGCCTAATGAGTTATTTTTAGAAGTTAACagaaatgaaaattttgaGGAAGaatgtaaaataaaacataatatggacaattttgtttttaGTAATGATgaaatgatatataaaacgataaatggtaataataaGTTGTGtgacatatataaaaataataatatggataaaaacattaataataataataataatatatatgaacatgaaattagtaataatataaataacttgaaaaatatgaatattaaCTTATATCGTATGAACGAATTAAACCATGCAacatttattaaaacaaaccaatctaattttataaagggaaataataaagaatgTAAAAAGGAAActataaataaaatcaaaaaGGTTGATATccataataaaaattataataatgataatattaatgataatgataatattattattaataataataattattataatgataatattattcgAAATATAACGTTTAAACATGTTGATAATAAGAATGATGTAAATGAATCTATtgattataatttatataatgaagcTTTTATGGACATGAATATATCTTATAATGGACTTATGAATAATAACCTTAATAATGTTAGCATGcataacaataaaaatgacGACTACAATATTATGAACagtaattataatatatacatgtataataagaacaaaaatcccaaaaaacattattcgaaaaaattatttactGATAAGAATGAATATtcaaaaatgaatataatgGAAAATGattgtaataaatataaaaaatataataatttgaaGGATAActtttatatgaataacaattataaaaatatacgTACAAATATggattatataaaaaataaatcagaatattttatgaaacCAGATATGAAAGATAAACGTTATgcaaataataatatgtatgatgatttttttactattgaaaatatggaaaaatgtgatgaaaaaaaggattacttaaaaaatgaagaatataaCTACAATATGAATTGTAATAATAGGTTAACAACAAATGAAACGTACAATTCTGGTACATATAATAGTGGTAGTTATAACAATACAAGTTTTCATAGTGcaaatattaataacaattcttatgataatatatgttttaagaaatctaattataataatggaATGTTTAGTAATGctacatataataattatacgTATAATAATGCAATTTTTTCCAATaatgtttataataataaaacagCAACAAATAgtattcataatattaatattcatggtaataataatgttcATGGTAATAGAAGTTTCCATggtaattataatattgatagtaataataattttgacATATATATTCCACCTGCCCCTTTTGATAGTGctgataatattatttcaaaCAACAAAAAGAATATGAAAGATAATTCTTTCCAGGATggaaaacaaaaaaaggTATTTAAAAGTTTGGGTGAGAATAACAATTCGGTGTTTAATAACTTAAACAAAGAGTATATACATggaaataatatgaacacCTGTTTAATGAACGGAATTGTGAATAACAAGAAAGGtaaggaaaagaaaattctttttcatGATATAGAAATTAATAAGAGTGAAAATAACATGATAAATGAGAAATTAATGGATAATCCTTCTGAATCTAATACAAGCTTGTTGAGCAGTTTCGATTTTAGGTCTCATTTGtcttataataaatataatgataaggaacgtaataataataaaaataaaatgagTATTAAAGGAAATTATAAGATGAATAGTATACTGAATAATCAAATGAGTCATCGCATTGATGTTGAAGATGATGAAACATTGAATAAAAGCAAGAAGAgtcataatattttaaataacaatgatgttataataaataagaaCGAATGTGGaaattcaaataattttttacCTACGGGCAAGCACACATACAATAAGAATTTTATGGATAGTTATGATAATAAACACattgatattattaataataattatgatgaaaatgataattatgatgaaCATAATATCCATGATGGAAATAATATCCATGATGGAAATAATATCCATGATGGAAATAATATCCATGATGGAAATAATATCAATGATGGAAATAATATCCATGATGAACATAATATCCATGATGAACATAATATCCATGATGGACATAATATCCATGATGAACTTAATATCCATGATGGACATAATATCCATGATGAACTTAATATCCATGATGAACTTAATATCCATGATGGACATAATAACTATGATGACATTATAACAAATCACACAAGTAATAACTTTTTTATTGGTGATTCAATtaattttgataataaaatagataatgataatgaacTACATAATGGGAAAGAAGAAATAGAAAACGGAGGGGAAATTTTACCtgaaaataaagaatatgtaataaaacTCTTTTTTGGAAATTTAGCTCCTATAACTACCGAAAAGGATATGCACAATTTATTCAGCAATTTTGGTAGATGCGATtcattaattatattaaaagatagAAGAAGTAAATCACGAGGTTCTGGTTTTGttactttttataataGGGACGAAGCAGTAAATGCCATAAAAtgtttaaataataaaataattttatcaGGTGCTCATAAACCTTTGGAAGTTCGTTTTCCAGAAAATAAggaagaaaagaaaataagaACCAAATTATTAAATGCAGCAAAATGGAAGGGTAAAAAAATTGCACCTAGTGGATGTTTACCAATAAGTACCgaagatatattaaaccAATCATCCTTAACAATGAATAgtacaaataat of the Plasmodium reichenowi strain SY57 chromosome 11, whole genome shotgun sequence genome contains:
- a CDS encoding RNA-binding protein, putative produces the protein MNKIFSEANDKSSHDNMHDNYLYYPNFKMFISENNNNNNNNKIHNSNISNNSNEENFEESRKYIHREITKTLKANSVKINRISLDSHAENNKKEYIYNENNNINNNIDNKEISNNKNIIINNYSNMIKVNKYMACNDKNISAIENELNNNLCRHNENDKKYDMVNNNNIINNYDMLNNNNNNNNNNNNILNNNNMHNNNINNNINNNNNNNNINMINNNNMINNNNMLNNNSVHNKCDQVYENNNVTNNSFLNGRTDVLPNELFLEVNRNENFEEECKIKHNMDNFVFSNDEMIYKTINGNNKLCDIYKNNNMDKNINNNNNNIYEHEISNNINNLKNMNINLYRMNELNHATFIKTNQSNFIKGNNKECKKETINKIKKVDIHNKNYNNDNINDNDNIIINNNNYYNDNIIRNITFKHVDNKNDVNESIDYNLYNEAFMDMNISYNGLMNNNLNNVSMHNNKNDDYNIMNSNYNIYMYNKNKNPKKHYSKKLFTDKNEYSKMNIMENDCNKYKKYNNLKDNFYMNNNYKNIRTNMDYIKNKSEYFMKPDMKDKRYANNNMYDDFFTIENMEKCDEKKDYLKNEEYNYNMNCNNRLTTNETYNSGTYNSGSYNNTSFHSANINNNSYDNICFKKSNYNNGMFSNATYNNYTYNNAIFSNNVYNNKTATNSIHNINIHGNNNVHGNRSFHGNYNIDSNNNFDIYIPPAPFDSADNIISNNKKNMKDNSFQDGKQKKVFKSLGENNNSVFNNLNKEYIHGNNMNTCLMNGIVNNKKGKEKKILFHDIEINKSENNMINEKLMDNPSESNTSLLSSFDFRSHLSYNKYNDKERNNNKNKMSIKGNYKMNSILNNQMSHRIDVEDDETLNKSKKSHNILNNNDVIINKNECGNSNNFLPTGKHTYNKNFMDSYDNKHIDIINNNYDENDNYDEHNIHDGNNIHDGNNIHDGNNIHDGNNINDGNNIHDEHNIHDEHNIHDGHNIHDELNIHDGHNIHDELNIHDELNIHDGHNNYDDIITNHTSNNFFIGDSINFDNKIDNDNELHNGKEEIENGGEILPENKEYVIKLFFGNLAPITTEKDMHNLFSNFGRCDSLIILKDRRSKSRGSGFVTFYNRDEAVNAIKCLNNKIILSGAHKPLEVRFPENKEEKKIRTKLLNAAKWKGKKIAPSGCLPISTEDILNQSSLTMNSTNNISILNANDSYNMFSENENTVVYDNKDMNHYDNTNINHLNWSEQFSELCKTTSETTSDTLNNDYFNKMEEVKMGTYNRTYRKGPHENYTDNMNINFMLQGNLGEFLPKFLIDNNSSSGNNVASFGKNKDINNVIQNNDKMYDNMKDHMNDNMNDNMNEDDNNNNNYYDNNLLDMKNETIINYLSNKEKIMDNTVVNNIDNYKEKIENFNERYYEDDLSFLNFPGSITSYDKNHQRDKRKNCFEEYLDDNNYFIDSNLKEVIENNIYSNMDKEQIDKGLELNISPSINVIVKEEGGSLIHDKDIYKKKKNNDDISNGYNNMNVHHLGFNLFDLIKINDDVLLKNEYINGNSLNHDKDNIPSTNNKKDNNYNNNKKDNNYNNNKKDNNYNNNNNNNNDSNDSNNSNMHSNKSIDDMIPYENLKKLNDLYNFKYNNFYEESVKLLGTHFTEDISLNNPDVNFNKYDEYLNLYKQNEGNKKSEEQEDETKRKDEQSNDLLTLLPHDFNKENFYLNIKNMERNNDSLSDEMLKNLINLYTKNKSSIFTSHMFSYLNNVLCEINNALEIFNKFNANSSIKNNSDNSTKE